In the Malaya genurostris strain Urasoe2022 chromosome 1, Malgen_1.1, whole genome shotgun sequence genome, one interval contains:
- the LOC131425226 gene encoding uncharacterized protein LOC131425226 isoform X2 → MEVLPEEINRPRCRLCFHAGDNYQLVQVFTKYQEISKRVMSALGVKIYRSEKQARICTICESLIDIIQNFQAVCKKTNQLHQERKDFLLYDTFWDNHEHDVVKAMEKIILTHRSQVDKTISGTIVIPLFAKNVNERKIPPIDEKVRQHVPLDEKQTDFEEEKIDNEQLMYKPEIVLCEPTINNDMLENECVPSIEFQSIFETQADVIDEDTYDLKLKSESSTESNVSNESDNGQVAEIKLILKKLQQKSQITSLRYVNGVGTKSITMNHLITT, encoded by the exons ATGGAAGTTTTGCCGGAAGAAATTAATCGACCACGGTGTCGTTTATGTTTCCATGCAGGTGATAACTACCAGCTGGTCCAGGTGTTCACCAAATATCAGGAAATATCGAAACGGGTTATGAGTGCTTTGGGTGTGAAG ATCTATCGCAGTGAAAAGCAGGCAAGGATTTGCACAATTTGCGAATCACTTATTGATATCATTCAAAACTTCCAAGCAGTATGTAAGAAAACAAATCAGTTGCACCAGGAACGGAAAGATTTCCTGTTATATGACACCTTTTGGGATAATCATGAGCATGATGTTGTTAAAGCCATGGAAAAAATTATCCTTACCCATCGCTCTCAGGTGGATAAAACCATTAGCGGCACTATAGTAATTCCACTATTCGCTAAAAATGTAAATGAGCGAAAAATCCCCCCAATAGACGAAAAAGTACGGCAACATGTGCCACTGGATGAAAAGCAAACGgactttgaagaagaaaaaattgatAATGAACAACTTATGTATAAGCCGGAAATAGTTCTATGTGAACCAACTATCAATAATGATATGCTTGAAAACGAATGTGTTCCCTCAATAGAATTTCAATCGATATTTGAAACACAAGCTGATGTCATTGACGAAGATACATATGATTTAAAACTGAAAAGTGAATCGTCAACTGAATCGAATGTCAGCAATGAATCCGAT AATGGACAAGTTGcagaaataaaattaattctAAAAAAGTTACAACAAAAAAGTCAGATAACAAG TTTAAGGTACGTCAACGGCGTGGGAACAAAATCAATTACAATGAACCATCTGATAACGACCTAG
- the LOC131425226 gene encoding zinc finger protein 33B-like isoform X1, with translation MEVLPEEINRPRCRLCFHAGDNYQLVQVFTKYQEISKRVMSALGVKIYRSEKQARICTICESLIDIIQNFQAVCKKTNQLHQERKDFLLYDTFWDNHEHDVVKAMEKIILTHRSQVDKTISGTIVIPLFAKNVNERKIPPIDEKVRQHVPLDEKQTDFEEEKIDNEQLMYKPEIVLCEPTINNDMLENECVPSIEFQSIFETQADVIDEDTYDLKLKSESSTESNVSNESDPEWTSCRNKINSKKVTTKKSDNKFKVRQRRGNKINYNEPSDNDLDAKVSDKRRPRRKKVRKSIECDICGKTVAHSVKESHRNQHFGVRPYKCDYDGCGRTYFSKNALSSHIKRHEKKEHVCEICGKSINGIEWFRTHVRTHTECPQFTCEVCGNKFRRKAQLQTHMVTHTGLTPHECKICGRQFALKNNMKLHAKRHDRKEDLDQKKKKITGKRTWKNYVKPDSSVKRYHVTCETCGKLVNKREIDGHLNRHLGRRPYTCDETGCTRSFYGLRGIKEHKMVVHSDKVPRYECSICNRSIKGAGTFKQHVMLHNSDMKMKCQYCEKSFTTKTYLRAHERKHSGVRPYICDICGRTFAMKPCWKMHMKKVHNEDWRDHTAQNYSSSYIAQDVEAYDEILVPEQTPVSSISLSSSISELKQEPRLIEPISVIQYDVLHPLRTDHTY, from the exons ATGGAAGTTTTGCCGGAAGAAATTAATCGACCACGGTGTCGTTTATGTTTCCATGCAGGTGATAACTACCAGCTGGTCCAGGTGTTCACCAAATATCAGGAAATATCGAAACGGGTTATGAGTGCTTTGGGTGTGAAG ATCTATCGCAGTGAAAAGCAGGCAAGGATTTGCACAATTTGCGAATCACTTATTGATATCATTCAAAACTTCCAAGCAGTATGTAAGAAAACAAATCAGTTGCACCAGGAACGGAAAGATTTCCTGTTATATGACACCTTTTGGGATAATCATGAGCATGATGTTGTTAAAGCCATGGAAAAAATTATCCTTACCCATCGCTCTCAGGTGGATAAAACCATTAGCGGCACTATAGTAATTCCACTATTCGCTAAAAATGTAAATGAGCGAAAAATCCCCCCAATAGACGAAAAAGTACGGCAACATGTGCCACTGGATGAAAAGCAAACGgactttgaagaagaaaaaattgatAATGAACAACTTATGTATAAGCCGGAAATAGTTCTATGTGAACCAACTATCAATAATGATATGCTTGAAAACGAATGTGTTCCCTCAATAGAATTTCAATCGATATTTGAAACACAAGCTGATGTCATTGACGAAGATACATATGATTTAAAACTGAAAAGTGAATCGTCAACTGAATCGAATGTCAGCAATGAATCCGAT CCAGAATGGACAAGTTGcagaaataaaattaattctAAAAAAGTTACAACAAAAAAGTCAGATAACAAG TTTAAGGTACGTCAACGGCGTGGGAACAAAATCAATTACAATGAACCATCTGATAACGACCTAGATGCTAAAGTTTCGGACAAGCGAAGGCCTCGCCGGAAGAAGGTACGAAAATCAATTGAGTGTGACATTTGTGGCAAAACAGTCGCACATAGCGTAAAGGAGTCGCATCGTAACCAACATTTTGGAGTACGACCGTACAAATGCGACTATGATGGCTGCGGACGCACTTATTTCTCAAAGAACGCACTTAGTAGCCACATTAAGCGTCATGAAAAAAAGGAACACGTTTGTGAGATTTGCGGGAAGAGCATTAATGGTATTGAGTGGTTTCGAACGCACGTCAGAACTCACACGGAGTGTCCTCAATTCACATGTGAAGTATGTGGAAATAAATTTCGCAGAAAAGCTCAACTTCAAACACATATGGTAACACATACAG GTCTAACACCTCATGAGTGCAAAATTTGTGGAAGACAATTTGCGTTAAAGAACAATATGAAGTTACATGCTAAACGTCATGATAGGAAAGAAGATTTGGatcaaaagaagaaaaaaatcacaGGAAAGCGTACATGGAAGAATTATGTTAAACCGGACAGCTCTGTAAAAAGATATCACGTGACTTGTGAAACGTGCGGAAAACTAGTTAATAAACGTGAGATTGATGGTCATTTAAACAGACATTTAGGTCGTCGACCCTATACTTGCGATGAAACAGGTTGTACTCGCTCTTTCTATGGATTGCGAGGAATCAAGGAACATAAAATGGTAGTTCACTCGGATAAAGTTCCACGCTATGAATGCAGTATTTGTAACCGTTCTATAAAAGGTGCCGGGACATTTAAACAACATGTCATGTTACATAATTCAGACATGAAGATGAAATGTCAATATTGCGAGAAAAGCTTTACGACGAA GACTTATCTTAGAGCTCACGAACGAAAACATTCTGGTGTACGTCCATATATTTGTGACATATGTGGCAGAACGTTTGCTATGAAACCATGTTGGAAGATGCATATGAAAAAAGTCCATAACGAAGATTGGCGTGATCATACAGCTCAAAACTACAGCTCATCTTATATAGCACAAGATGTAGAAGCTTATGATGAAATATTGGTGCCAGAGCAGACCCCTGTTTCGTCCATATCGTTAAGTTCGTCCATATCTGAATTAAAGCAAGAGCCACGATTAATAGAACCAATTTCTGTAATACAGTACGATGTATTACATCCACTGAGAACCGATCATACATATTAA